In Marinibacterium anthonyi, the DNA window AAAGCCTTGATGACCATTCCGATCCGCAGGGTGCCGCCCTCTACCGGCGTGCCCCCCGCCAGGGCGGGCAACGGCAGACCGGCCAGCGCCAGCGCGCCCGCGCTTGACAGGCCAAGCCCCGCCGCCTGGGCCAGGAATTCGCGGCGCGATATCGCGCCGGCCCTGAAACTGTCACTCAGCGGCTGCGCCAATGGGTGCAGTCCGCGCTTCGTCAGCATGTAGGTCATGTCGTTGTTCCCTGTGGACTGGCCCCGTTTTCCGGGGCGCCGGTTCATATCGCGTCGTAGACTTGCCCGATGGTTTCGGCCCGGAACCGCAGGGGCGCGGCGCCGGACACTTGCCAGATCTTTCCCTGGCCGCCTTGCATGAGGAGGATGGCGTCATCGGTCGCGGCGACCGCCCCGCCGTAAAGCCGGTTCGCCAGGTGCAGAACCCCGGTCTGGTGCATGGCTTGCGTCCCGCTGCCGCAGGCATCCTTGACCAGCAGCACATGCACGCCCCGCGCCACGGCATCGCGCACGGTGGCCGCCACGCAGGCCTCGGTCCAGACACCGCAAACGATCAGCCAATCGGCCTGCACCGCGTCCAGCATCTGCTGGAACGCGGCCTCGCAATAACAACTCAGGTCGTTCTTCTGCAGCACCCGCTCGCCATCCTTTGGCGCGACCTCGGCGCAGATCGCCGTCAGGTCGGTGGATG includes these proteins:
- a CDS encoding N-carbamoylsarcosine amidase; translated protein: MKAPLSLPDGRTALLLIDLQEEHRKDPRYLVEGYDHVLANAARLLGAARNAGMPVLHAAFVRDFAKVPPRPFEPVGQGGAPAFSDPSTDLTAICAEVAPKDGERVLQKNDLSCYCEAAFQQMLDAVQADWLIVCGVWTEACVAATVRDAVARGVHVLLVKDACGSGTQAMHQTGVLHLANRLYGGAVAATDDAILLMQGGQGKIWQVSGAAPLRFRAETIGQVYDAI